The proteins below are encoded in one region of Asticcacaulis excentricus CB 48:
- the miaA gene encoding tRNA (adenosine(37)-N6)-dimethylallyltransferase MiaA, whose amino-acid sequence MPDPHILLLGGPTASGKTARALDWASKTGGVILNADSMQLYADVPLLTARPDAAESAQARHELYGFLPPDQQWSTGDWLRAALPFITAAQTGETPLCIVGGTGLYFLTLVRGLAEIPEIEPEVRERARATYDTHGEVFVRDTLRQLDPVTEARLAPHDRQRLCRALEVVWQTGRALSDWQTDTHPILPPNSYRFDILRPARDGLYARCDQRFDQMIAHGALDEVRTLMDAGLQAGWPILRVLGLPELWAHLKGEMTLDDARNLAKQKTRNYAKRQTTFFGNQFA is encoded by the coding sequence ATGCCAGACCCTCACATTCTGTTGCTGGGCGGCCCGACCGCTTCGGGCAAGACGGCGCGCGCGCTGGATTGGGCGTCCAAGACCGGCGGGGTGATCCTTAATGCCGATTCGATGCAGCTCTACGCCGATGTGCCGTTGCTGACGGCGCGGCCGGATGCGGCGGAAAGTGCGCAGGCCCGGCATGAACTCTATGGTTTTTTGCCCCCGGACCAACAGTGGTCCACCGGCGACTGGCTGCGCGCTGCCCTGCCCTTCATTACCGCTGCGCAAACCGGCGAGACGCCCCTGTGCATCGTCGGTGGCACAGGGCTCTATTTCCTCACTTTGGTCCGCGGACTGGCCGAAATCCCGGAGATAGAGCCTGAGGTGCGTGAGCGTGCTCGCGCCACCTACGACACGCACGGCGAGGTCTTTGTGCGAGACACCCTGCGCCAGCTCGACCCGGTAACGGAGGCTCGTCTGGCCCCCCATGATCGCCAGCGCCTGTGCCGCGCGCTGGAAGTGGTGTGGCAGACGGGACGCGCCTTGAGCGACTGGCAGACCGATACCCACCCCATCCTACCGCCGAATAGCTATCGCTTCGACATCCTCAGACCCGCCCGCGACGGTCTCTATGCCCGCTGTGACCAGCGGTTCGACCAGATGATCGCGCACGGCGCACTGGACGAGGTGCGCACCCTAATGGACGCCGGCCTGCAGGCCGGCTGGCCTATTCTGCGCGTTCTGGGCCTGCCGGAGTTGTGGGCGCATCTGAAGGGGGAAATGACGCTGGATGACGCCCGCAATCTGGCTAAACAAAAGACCCGCAACTACGCCAAGCGCCAGACGACCTTTTTCGGGAATCAGTTTGCTTAA
- a CDS encoding type II toxin-antitoxin system RelE/ParE family toxin, producing the protein MIIQWSASALDDRIKTFQFIADDSVTAAARVNEAVDAAAEHLADFPDSGRPGRAPSTREWVLNGLPYLLIESVEGHSLTIWRVLHTSRLWA; encoded by the coding sequence ATGATCATTCAGTGGTCGGCATCGGCGCTTGATGACCGTATTAAAACGTTTCAGTTTATTGCCGATGACAGTGTGACCGCGGCCGCGAGGGTGAATGAGGCGGTAGACGCCGCGGCGGAACATCTGGCGGATTTTCCGGACAGTGGCAGACCGGGACGTGCTCCGAGTACACGCGAATGGGTGCTGAACGGGCTGCCTTATCTGCTGATTGAAAGCGTTGAAGGCCACAGTCTCACCATCTGGCGCGTCCTGCATACCTCACGGCTGTGGGCGTAA
- a CDS encoding type II toxin-antitoxin system RelB/DinJ family antitoxin, which yields MRWRASEVVQARIDGVIKERAGAVLSQIGLTVSDVVRSLLTRFTNEGALPAGLTGDSQAYDVWLRDKVREAMEDQRPPVSHADAHARMADIKAQVLARRDAKGQ from the coding sequence GTGCGATGGCGGGCAAGTGAAGTGGTGCAGGCGCGCATTGACGGCGTGATCAAGGAGCGGGCCGGGGCTGTGCTCAGCCAGATTGGGCTGACGGTGTCCGACGTCGTTCGTAGTCTGTTGACCCGCTTTACCAATGAGGGGGCCTTGCCCGCTGGGCTGACAGGCGATTCGCAAGCCTATGACGTCTGGCTTCGGGATAAGGTCCGCGAAGCTATGGAGGACCAGCGGCCGCCTGTTTCCCATGCAGACGCCCACGCTCGCATGGCAGATATCAAGGCCCAGGTTCTGGCGCGCCGCGATGCGAAGGGCCAATGA
- a CDS encoding Mrp/NBP35 family ATP-binding protein, whose translation MPDLDKQQVLDALNTVIDPVSGQGLVTAGLVRGLTVSVPRAGFMLEVPAAQVERYAPVREAAEALLAALPGIEKAQVVLTAEVAEPHTPRPGPQAKLSPQAADQGKPKAPVATARPDHVRHVVVVGSGKGGVGKSTVSLNLALGLKALGLNVGWLDADIYGPSGPVMLGLNTPPSFSADKKMLPPVAFGLKVNSVGFLVDADQAMIWRGPMASQALTQLLTQTQWGTAEVPLDVLIVDLPPGTGDVQLTLTQKTLIDGAVVVSTPQDMALIDARRAVTLFDKTQIPVLGIIENMAYFVGADGMAIEIFGRGGAQKMAQTLERPFLGEVPLDPALRQAADRATPLRDGPIAERFAAMAKALWSDLTSRV comes from the coding sequence ATGCCCGATCTTGACAAACAGCAGGTACTCGACGCGCTCAATACGGTCATCGACCCGGTGAGTGGGCAGGGGCTGGTCACGGCCGGTCTAGTACGTGGTCTGACGGTGTCGGTGCCGCGCGCGGGCTTCATGCTGGAGGTGCCGGCGGCGCAGGTCGAACGCTATGCGCCGGTGCGCGAGGCCGCTGAAGCCTTGCTGGCGGCCCTGCCCGGCATCGAAAAGGCGCAGGTCGTCCTGACCGCCGAAGTGGCCGAGCCCCACACGCCGCGTCCCGGTCCGCAGGCTAAACTGTCGCCGCAGGCTGCCGATCAGGGCAAGCCCAAAGCCCCGGTGGCCACAGCGCGTCCGGACCATGTCAGACATGTGGTTGTGGTCGGTTCCGGCAAGGGTGGGGTGGGCAAATCCACCGTCTCGCTCAATCTGGCGCTGGGGCTGAAGGCGCTGGGGCTGAATGTCGGTTGGCTGGATGCCGATATCTACGGCCCGTCGGGTCCGGTCATGCTGGGGCTCAACACGCCGCCGTCGTTCAGCGCTGACAAGAAGATGCTGCCGCCGGTCGCTTTTGGTCTGAAGGTCAATTCGGTCGGCTTTTTAGTCGATGCCGATCAGGCGATGATCTGGCGCGGGCCGATGGCGTCCCAGGCTCTGACGCAGTTGCTGACCCAGACGCAATGGGGCACGGCGGAAGTGCCGCTTGATGTGCTGATCGTTGATCTGCCGCCAGGGACGGGTGATGTGCAGCTGACCCTGACGCAAAAGACGCTGATCGACGGGGCGGTGGTGGTCTCCACGCCGCAGGACATGGCGCTGATCGATGCGCGCCGGGCCGTTACGTTGTTCGACAAGACGCAGATACCGGTGCTGGGCATCATCGAGAACATGGCCTATTTCGTCGGCGCCGACGGTATGGCGATCGAGATTTTCGGCCGCGGGGGTGCGCAAAAGATGGCGCAAACGCTGGAGCGACCGTTTCTGGGCGAAGTGCCGCTCGATCCGGCCTTACGCCAGGCGGCCGACCGTGCCACGCCGCTGCGCGATGGTCCGATAGCAGAGCGGTTTGCCGCGATGGCCAAGGCGTTGTGGAGCGATCTGACTTCGCGTGTCTGA